A genomic region of Caenorhabditis elegans chromosome V contains the following coding sequences:
- the gmpr-1 gene encoding GMP reductase (Confirmed by transcript evidence): MPRIENEPKLDFKDVLLRPKRSTLKSRADVELDREYVFRNSKATYTGVPVVASNMDTVGTFEMAAALNNHKIFTTIHKHYSVDEWKAFAASASPDTFNNLAISSGISDNDWTKLNTVITELPQLKYICLDVANGYSESFVEFIRRVREAYPKHTIMAGNVVTGEMVEELILSGADIVKVGIGPGSVCTTRKKAGVGYPQLSAVLECADAAHGLNGHVMSDGGCSNPGDVAKAFGAGADFVMIGGLFAGHDQSGGDLIEHNGKKFKLFYGMSSDTAMKKHHGSVAEYRASEGKTVTIPYRGDVNGTVQDILGGIRSACTYTGAKHLKELAKRATFIRVTQQTNDMYVPFEVPTVPAPSK, encoded by the exons ATGCCTCGCATCGAAAACGAGCCGAAGCTCGATTTCAAGGATGTGCTGCTCCGTCCGAAACGATCTACTCTGAAGAGTCGAGCTGATGTCGAGTTGGATAGGGAATACGTGTTCCGTAACTCCAAGGCCACCTACACTGGTGTCCCAGTGGTTGCGTCCAACATGGACACTGTTGGAACTTTCGAGATGGCTGCCGCGTTGAACAATCACAAGATCTTCACTACGATTCACAAGCACTATAGT gtcGACGAGTGGAAAGCATTCGCCGCTTCTGCGTCTCCAGACACCTTCAACAACTTGGCAATCTCATCTGGAATTTCCGATAACGACTGGACCAAGCTCAACACCGTCATCACTGAGCTTCCACAACTCAAGTACATCTGTCTTGACGTGGCCAACGGATATTCTGAATCTTTCGTGGAGTTTATTCGCCGTGTTCGAGAAGCCTACCCGAAGCACACCATCATGGCCGGAAACGTTGTCACCGGAGAGATGGTTGAGGAGCTGATTCTGTCTGGCGCCGACATTGTCAAGGTCGGAATCGGACCGGGATCGGTTTGCACCACTCGCAAGAAGGCCGGAGTTGGATACCCACAGCTTAGTGCCGTCCTGGAGTGCGCTGATGCCGCTCATGGTCTCAATGGACATGTGATGAGTGATGGTGGATGCAGCAATCCTGGAGATGTTGCCAAGGCTTTTGGAGCTGGAGCAGATTTCGTCATGATTGGAGGACTCTTCGCTGGACACGATCAGAGTGGAGGAGATCTCATTGAGCATAATGGAAAG aagttcaaATTGTTCTACGGAATGAGCTCGGACACCGCCATGAAGAAGCACCACGGATCTGTCGCCGAGTACCGCGCATCCGAAGGCAAAACCGTCACAATCCCCTATCGCGGAGACGTAAACGGAACCGTTCAGGACATTCTCGGAGGCATCCGTTCAGCTTGCACCTACACCGGAGCTAAGCACCTGAAGGAGCTCGCCAAGCGTGCAACATTCATTCGTGTCACTCAACAGACCAACGATATGTATGTGCCGTTCGAAGTGCCGACTGTACCAGCTCCATCGAAATAA
- the gmpr-1 gene encoding GMP reductase (Confirmed by transcript evidence) yields the protein MSSDTAMKKHHGSVAEYRASEGKTVTIPYRGDVNGTVQDILGGIRSACTYTGAKHLKELAKRATFIRVTQQTNDMYVPFEVPTVPAPSK from the coding sequence ATGAGCTCGGACACCGCCATGAAGAAGCACCACGGATCTGTCGCCGAGTACCGCGCATCCGAAGGCAAAACCGTCACAATCCCCTATCGCGGAGACGTAAACGGAACCGTTCAGGACATTCTCGGAGGCATCCGTTCAGCTTGCACCTACACCGGAGCTAAGCACCTGAAGGAGCTCGCCAAGCGTGCAACATTCATTCGTGTCACTCAACAGACCAACGATATGTATGTGCCGTTCGAAGTGCCGACTGTACCAGCTCCATCGAAATAA
- the fipp-1 gene encoding Pre-mRNA polyadenylation factor Fip1 domain-containing protein (Confirmed by transcript evidence), whose translation MEDFDDEPAVVHLSDDEEHAVAPVEDSENPDVIQLDDDVIPEEDVPDDEETAENLENLENVLDDSEIIAENSGEADQEVEEEDNPFADDDDSDEDGGGVQVTIRKMEPTEKPAARQGKLDLDTTATINDKPIYDLDLAQMEDRPWRKPGADITDYFNYGFTEETWNLYCERQKKLRIEFAGNQKAANEALFSSIKIANPLANPVMNTTSSVVKVLTDNGGRFKQHVHQSAAPTPLMNDQVIRTVISGNNQSAPSLMDFTRPPPGMSMPPPMGTAPPTSVADPIFSDAPPGVDMSSDLPPGVESAPGASVAPLLPGGLDLNLGLPPLGFNPNMPPPGMPPMGMMSTSLPPPGFAMPPPQFQQHSRAGFGPGPVGAASAPRSLMGSGAFSTVSDDDEERRSSRRKRSRSRSPHRDRDRDRRDRETRRRGERESDRTSSRRHRSRSASGDRRRKRDDREREKRRERRGDDEDRKKRSRRGDEEEESSSGRKERKEKSSRSRHEDEESSTGVVVKEEIPDDE comes from the exons ATGGAAGATTTCGACGATGAACCTGCTGTTGTGCACCTTAGCGACGAT GAAGAGCATGCTGTAGCTCCAGTAGAAGATTCGGAAAACCCGGACGTTATTCAGCTTGACGATGACGTTATTCCAGAAGAAGATGTTCCAGATGATGAAGAAACagctgaaaatctggaaaaccttgaaaatgtGCTGGATGACTCTGAAATAATTGCTGAAAATAGTGGGGAAGCCGACCAAGAAGTGGAAGAAGAAGACAATCCTTTCGCTGATGATGACGATTCAGACGAAGATGGCGGTGGTGTTCAGGTTacaattcgaaaaatggaGCCAACTGAG aaaccagCAGCTCGACAAGGAAAGTTGGATCTTGACACGACTGCGACTATCAACGATAAGCCAATTTATGATCTTGATCTGGCGCAGATGGAAGATCGACCATGGCGAAAACCTGGAGCAGATATCACGGATTATTTCAACTATGGTTTCACCGAAGAGACATGGAATCTTTACTGCGAGCGACAGAAGAAGTTGAGAATCGAATTCGCCGGAAACCAGAAAGCTGCAAACGAAGCGTTGTTCTCTTccattaaaattgcaaatccACTAGCGAATCCAGTTATGAATACGA catcCAGTGTTGTAAAAGTGCTCACAGACAACGGCGGCCGATTCAAGCAGCATGTTCATCAATCTGCAGCTCCTACTCCTTTGATGAACGATCAAGTGATCAGAACAGTGATATCTGGAAATAACCAGTCAGCGCCGTCTCTGATGGATTTCACGAGGCCTCCACCAGGAATGTCGATGCCACCACCGATGGGAACAGCTCCGCCAACTTCAGTAGCAG AtcccatattttcagatgctccTCCCGGCGTCGACATGTCTTCCGATCTACCACCAGGAGTCGAATCAGCTCCAGGAGCCAGTGTTGCTCCTCTTCTTCCCGGAGGTCTCGATCTCAATCTTGGTCTACCGCCACTTGGATTCAACCCAAATATGCCTCCACCTGGAATGCCTCCGATGGGCATGATGTCAACGAGCCTGCCACCGCCCGGTTTCGCGATGCCGCCTCCACAATTTCAGCAACACTCGAGAGCTGGCTTCGGACCTGGACCAGTTGGCGCTGCTTCAGCTCCGCGAAGTCTCATGGGATCTGGTGCATTTTCGACGGTTAGTGATGACGATGAGGAGAGAAGAAGCTCCCGACGGAAGCGATCCCGATCAAGGAGCCCACATAGAGATAGAGACAGGGACAGGAGAGATCGAGAGACGAGACGCCGTGGAGAACGAGAATCGGATCGCACGTCTTCCAGAAGACATAGAAGCCGAAGTGCGTCTGGAGATCGGCGCAGAAAGCGAGATGATCGGGAACGAGAGAAACGGAGAGAACGGCGTGGAGATGATGAAGATCGGAAGAAGAGAAGTCGTCGTGGTGATGAGGAAGAGGAGAGCAGCAGCGGTcggaaagagagaaaagagaagaGCTCCAGATCTCGACACGAAGATGAGGAATCCAGTACGGGCGTTGTTGTCAAGGAAGAGATTCCCGATGATGAATGa
- the fipp-1 gene encoding Pre-mRNA polyadenylation factor Fip1 domain-containing protein (Confirmed by transcript evidence), with translation MEDFDDEPAVVHLSDDEEHAVAPVEDSENPDVIQLDDDVIPEEDVPDDEETAENLENLENVLDDSEIIAENSGEADQEVEEEDNPFADDDDSDEDGGGVQVTIRKMEPTEKPAARQGKLDLDTTATINDKPIYDLDLAQMEDRPWRKPGADITDYFNYGFTEETWNLYCERQKKLRIEFAGNQKAANEALFSSIKIANPLANPVMNTTSSVVKVLTDNGGRFKQHVHQSAAPTPLMNDQVIRTVISGNNQSAPSLMDFTRPPPGMSMPPPMGTAPPTSVADAPPGVDMSSDLPPGVESAPGASVAPLLPGGLDLNLGLPPLGFNPNMPPPGMPPMGMMSTSLPPPGFAMPPPQFQQHSRAGFGPGPVGAASAPRSLMGSGAFSTVSDDDEERRSSRRKRSRSRSPHRDRDRDRRDRETRRRGERESDRTSSRRHRSRSASGDRRRKRDDREREKRRERRGDDEDRKKRSRRGDEEEESSSGRKERKEKSSRSRHEDEESSTGVVVKEEIPDDE, from the exons ATGGAAGATTTCGACGATGAACCTGCTGTTGTGCACCTTAGCGACGAT GAAGAGCATGCTGTAGCTCCAGTAGAAGATTCGGAAAACCCGGACGTTATTCAGCTTGACGATGACGTTATTCCAGAAGAAGATGTTCCAGATGATGAAGAAACagctgaaaatctggaaaaccttgaaaatgtGCTGGATGACTCTGAAATAATTGCTGAAAATAGTGGGGAAGCCGACCAAGAAGTGGAAGAAGAAGACAATCCTTTCGCTGATGATGACGATTCAGACGAAGATGGCGGTGGTGTTCAGGTTacaattcgaaaaatggaGCCAACTGAG aaaccagCAGCTCGACAAGGAAAGTTGGATCTTGACACGACTGCGACTATCAACGATAAGCCAATTTATGATCTTGATCTGGCGCAGATGGAAGATCGACCATGGCGAAAACCTGGAGCAGATATCACGGATTATTTCAACTATGGTTTCACCGAAGAGACATGGAATCTTTACTGCGAGCGACAGAAGAAGTTGAGAATCGAATTCGCCGGAAACCAGAAAGCTGCAAACGAAGCGTTGTTCTCTTccattaaaattgcaaatccACTAGCGAATCCAGTTATGAATACGA catcCAGTGTTGTAAAAGTGCTCACAGACAACGGCGGCCGATTCAAGCAGCATGTTCATCAATCTGCAGCTCCTACTCCTTTGATGAACGATCAAGTGATCAGAACAGTGATATCTGGAAATAACCAGTCAGCGCCGTCTCTGATGGATTTCACGAGGCCTCCACCAGGAATGTCGATGCCACCACCGATGGGAACAGCTCCGCCAACTTCAGTAGCAG atgctccTCCCGGCGTCGACATGTCTTCCGATCTACCACCAGGAGTCGAATCAGCTCCAGGAGCCAGTGTTGCTCCTCTTCTTCCCGGAGGTCTCGATCTCAATCTTGGTCTACCGCCACTTGGATTCAACCCAAATATGCCTCCACCTGGAATGCCTCCGATGGGCATGATGTCAACGAGCCTGCCACCGCCCGGTTTCGCGATGCCGCCTCCACAATTTCAGCAACACTCGAGAGCTGGCTTCGGACCTGGACCAGTTGGCGCTGCTTCAGCTCCGCGAAGTCTCATGGGATCTGGTGCATTTTCGACGGTTAGTGATGACGATGAGGAGAGAAGAAGCTCCCGACGGAAGCGATCCCGATCAAGGAGCCCACATAGAGATAGAGACAGGGACAGGAGAGATCGAGAGACGAGACGCCGTGGAGAACGAGAATCGGATCGCACGTCTTCCAGAAGACATAGAAGCCGAAGTGCGTCTGGAGATCGGCGCAGAAAGCGAGATGATCGGGAACGAGAGAAACGGAGAGAACGGCGTGGAGATGATGAAGATCGGAAGAAGAGAAGTCGTCGTGGTGATGAGGAAGAGGAGAGCAGCAGCGGTcggaaagagagaaaagagaagaGCTCCAGATCTCGACACGAAGATGAGGAATCCAGTACGGGCGTTGTTGTCAAGGAAGAGATTCCCGATGATGAATGa
- the neg-1 gene encoding Negative Effect on Gut development (Product from WormBase gene class neg;~Confirmed by transcript evidence) — MLHSISHILSNDDSLGSTTESSTPSTPEIHPSNAPAKKTIPLVLISDTDEECDKKSRKRRIRSKSSKKSRGIRKSRKHEASDYRKKIMLGTFEGRKIVLKLMK, encoded by the exons ATG CTCCATTCAATATCGCACATCCTTTCCAATGACGACTCGCTGGGCTCGACAACGGAGAGCAGTACACCGAGCACGCCGGAAATTCATCCGAGCAATGCACCTGCAAAG aagacGATTCCACTTGTGTTGATATCGGATACCGATGAGGAATGTGACAAGAAAAGCAGAAAACGGAGGATTCGCTCGAAATCTTCGAAGAAGTCTCGCGGGATCCGTAAGAGCAGGAAACACGAAGCATCAGACTACCGAAAGAAGATTATGCTGGGAACTTTTGAAGGCAGAAAAATCGTGCTGAAGCtgatgaaataa
- the neg-1 gene encoding Negative Effect on Gut development (Product from WormBase gene class neg;~Confirmed by transcript evidence), with protein MSTDAFYSTAFPTIPGTPNLLGYTAYSPQSIFNDSRPASSVNNTPSTSFNSSIHSRNRSIAMLHSISHILSNDDSLGSTTESSTPSTPEIHPSNAPAKKTIPLVLISDTDEECDKKSRKRRIRSKSSKKSRGIRKSRKHEASDYRKKIMLGTFEGRKIVLKLMK; from the exons ATGTCCACCGACGCCTTCTACTCGACCGCTTTTCCAACAATCCCGGGAACTCCGAATCTTTTGGGATACACTGCGTACAGTCCACAG tcGATCTTCAATGATTCCCGGCCGGCTTCTTCGGTAAATAACACTCCATCCACATCGTTCAATAGCTCAATTCATTCCAGAAATCGGTCGATTGCAATG CTCCATTCAATATCGCACATCCTTTCCAATGACGACTCGCTGGGCTCGACAACGGAGAGCAGTACACCGAGCACGCCGGAAATTCATCCGAGCAATGCACCTGCAAAG aagacGATTCCACTTGTGTTGATATCGGATACCGATGAGGAATGTGACAAGAAAAGCAGAAAACGGAGGATTCGCTCGAAATCTTCGAAGAAGTCTCGCGGGATCCGTAAGAGCAGGAAACACGAAGCATCAGACTACCGAAAGAAGATTATGCTGGGAACTTTTGAAGGCAGAAAAATCGTGCTGAAGCtgatgaaataa
- the neg-1 gene encoding Negative Effect on Gut development (Product from WormBase gene class neg;~Confirmed by transcript evidence), which yields MYSHPALLQFPLMSTDAFYSTAFPTIPGTPNLLGYTAYSPQSIFNDSRPASSVNNTPSTSFNSSIHSRNRSIAMLHSISHILSNDDSLGSTTESSTPSTPEIHPSNAPAKKTIPLVLISDTDEECDKKSRKRRIRSKSSKKSRGIRKSRKHEASDYRKKIMLGTFEGRKIVLKLMK from the exons ATGTATTCTCATCCAGCACTGCTACAG TTCCCTCTAATGTCCACCGACGCCTTCTACTCGACCGCTTTTCCAACAATCCCGGGAACTCCGAATCTTTTGGGATACACTGCGTACAGTCCACAG tcGATCTTCAATGATTCCCGGCCGGCTTCTTCGGTAAATAACACTCCATCCACATCGTTCAATAGCTCAATTCATTCCAGAAATCGGTCGATTGCAATG CTCCATTCAATATCGCACATCCTTTCCAATGACGACTCGCTGGGCTCGACAACGGAGAGCAGTACACCGAGCACGCCGGAAATTCATCCGAGCAATGCACCTGCAAAG aagacGATTCCACTTGTGTTGATATCGGATACCGATGAGGAATGTGACAAGAAAAGCAGAAAACGGAGGATTCGCTCGAAATCTTCGAAGAAGTCTCGCGGGATCCGTAAGAGCAGGAAACACGAAGCATCAGACTACCGAAAGAAGATTATGCTGGGAACTTTTGAAGGCAGAAAAATCGTGCTGAAGCtgatgaaataa
- the F32D1.7 gene encoding Protein lilliputian (Confirmed by transcript evidence) → MADEEDPCGGGKKNPRKRCQPDVDPEEDSEPDLDGPQPPFRGRSSTVTDAVRQTAMEFRKRARSDEFRPAQQPEQSVVAVKPPTTSAPVTPFPANLPVSEQLEDLSLLPGVRRVRPLPRSRYPVANDPFDKFSAYSGPGSSQQAVPRTISKISEESGSGSGSGSGNDSSGSSGPTRMSGQVPSTSGPPPPRPPPAGHQNPFLGNQPSTSNTSEPSTSTQGVSPSRTSKISKKKAHQAGLHSKGSSEDSTDSGESKPSSKQPPKKSPKSNKNDPNAPGPSRRRDDDDDGVQGGSSEGSSESL, encoded by the exons ATGGCCGACGAGGAGGATCCGTGCGGCGGTGGGAAGAAAAACCCTCGGAAACGATGCCAACCAGATGTGGATCCAGAAGAGGATAGTGAACCAGATTTGGACGGGCCACAGCCACCGTTTCGAGGACGCAGCAGCACTGTCACCGACGCCGTTCGACAAACGGCCATGGAATTTCGAAAGCGTGCACGAAGTGACGAATTCCGTCCGGCTCAGCAACCTGAACAGAGTGTCGTTGCCGTGAAGCCACCGACGACGTCGGCGCCAGTTACACCATTTCCTGCTAACCTTCCAGTCAGCGAGCAACTCGAAGACTTGAGTCTCCTGCCCGGTGTACGTAGAGTACGGCCACTTCCAAGAAGCAGATATCCGGTTGCAAATGATCCATTTGATAAATTCAGCGCGTATTCCGGTCCTGGCTCGAGTCAGCAAGCGGTTCCACGGACTATCAGCAAAATCAGTGAAGAATCTGGAAGTGGAAGTGGAAGTGGAAGTGGAAATGATAGTAGTGGAAGTAGTGGACCCACGAGGATGAGCGGTCAAG ttccatCAACGTCCGGCCCACCACCACCACGACCACCGCCTGCTGGTCATCAAAATCCATTTCTGGGCAATCAACCGTCCACCTCAAACACGTCGGAGCCAAGCACATCCACGCAAGGCGTCTCCCCGTCTCGtacatcaaaaatttcgaaaaagaagGCTCATCAGGCTGGGCTTCACTCGAAGGGCAGCTCTGAGGACTCTACCGACTCGGGAGAATCGAAACCATCGAGCAAGCAGCCACCGAAGAAGAGTCCAAAGTCCAACAAAAATG atccaaaCGCTCCTGGACCTTCGCGTAGACGTGATGACGACGACGATGGGGTGCAAGGTGGAAGCTCTGAAGGCTCATCTGAATCTCTTTAA
- the F32D1.8 gene encoding BSD domain-containing protein (Confirmed by transcript evidence) — MLGYLISLTQAWLKKVFVFVTKTNIAKGVDASEYFSVSEISEEPMLKEPFDEQHDDEYWEHYARIRQELLSRVLFPIRRGKTLEEQSDSDEEEWSDDSWEFAYNCK, encoded by the exons ATGTTGGGCTACCTAATAAGCTTGACCCAGGCTTGgctgaaaaaagtgtttgtCTTCGTAACTAAAACCAACATCGCCAAGGGAGTCGATGCATCGGAATACTTTTCCGTCAGCGAAATCAGCGAGGAGCCGATGTTGAAAGAGCCCTTCGACGAGCAACACGACGATGAGTACTGGGAGCATTACG ccagaaTCCGCCAGGAGCTTCTCAGCCGCGTGCTTTTCCCTATTCGAAGAGGTAAAACTCTCGAAGAACAAT ccGATAGCGACGAAGAAGAATGGTCCGATGACAGCTGGGAGTTTGCATACAACTGCAAgtaa
- the F13A2.1 gene encoding Neuropeptide-Like Protein (Confirmed by transcript evidence), which yields MHRPNRRDNRFRIMIRIGLWILFLVILGMVLNGTPFPDILRHFHVSDFSKELAEKLNKTQSFARNRQL from the exons ATGCATCGTCCAAATCGACGAGACAATCGGTTTCGAATTATG ATAAGAATTGGACTTTGGATCTTATTCCTTGTTATTTTGGGCATGGTATTGAATGGAACACCGTTTCCAGATATTCTGCGCCATTTTCATGTCAGTGATTTCAGCAAGGAGCTCGCCGa GAAATTAAACAAGACGCAGAGTTTCGCAAGAAATCGTCAGCTCTAA
- the F13A2.2 gene encoding t-SNARE coiled-coil homology domain-containing protein (Confirmed by transcript evidence): MNYDIATAFYDSTHEVCSQSSENLIYYSYQLTMWLEATKKCSFEHEKLVDLMEERNCKSEPRCSSPYPQSHTMQSTTDPNHLTFLRDNMNSVKMRISELESQIEEKPDDLQLSREITDVGTQEQEIAENATEHKIKKKNGVLKVLHRFWRIIKRKSKCSN, from the exons ATGAACTATGATATTGCAACAGCTTTCTACGACTCAACCCATGAGGTTTGCAGCCAATCTTCAGAAAACTTG atctaTTATTCTTATCAATTAACCATGTGGTTGGAAGCAACAAAGAAGTGTTCTTTTGAGCACGAAAAATTAGTCGATTTAATGGAGGAGAGGAATTGCAAG TCAGAACCAAGATGCTCATCTCCATATCCACAGTCTCATACCATGCAATCGACAACTGATCCAAATCATCTTACTTTTCTCCGAGATAACATGAATTCTGTGAAGATGAGAATTTCAGAGCTTGAAAGTCAAATTGAGGAGAAACCTGATGATCTACAATTGTCCCGTGag ATCACAGATGTTGGTACACAAGAGCAAGAAATAGCTGAAAACGCCACTGAACACaagatcaaaaagaaaaatggcgTGTTGAAAGTTTTGCATCGCTTCTGGCGGATCATCAAGCGCAAGTCCAAGTGCAGCAACTAA
- the F13A2.10 gene encoding uncharacterized protein (Confirmed by transcript evidence) has product MAGSSTRNNREFGDLLKEFASTNDTLLEEFREERRLVQRYYRRVRERMRLFGETVQVAMNNVEFK; this is encoded by the exons ATGGCGGGTTCTTCGACTCGAAAC AATCGAGAGTTTGGTGATCTTTTGAAAGAATTCGCCTCTACAAATGACACTTTGCTGGAGGAGTTTAGAGAAGAAAGAAGGCTAGTTCAG AGGTACTATCGAAGGGTGCGTGAACGAATGCGTCTGTTTGGTGAAACAGTACAAGTGGCTATGAATAACGTGGAAttcaagtga
- the F13A2.9 gene encoding uncharacterized protein (Partially confirmed by transcript evidence), whose translation MNCPVSPNKQSAFLKQINLQDCIKEKTSCSKSFAQLPEDENGVSSTTMTTLKSYISPMVSSLIAAKCEAEAVNKTDRA comes from the exons ATGAATTGCCCAGTTTCCCCCAATAAACAATCGGCATTCctgaaacaaattaatttgcaGGATTGTATCAAAGAG aaaacgtCGTGTTCGAAAAGCTTCGCTCAACTCCCAGAAGATGAGAATGGAGTTTCATCAACAACAATGACGACTTTAAAATCCTACATTTCTCCCATGGTTTCATCTTTGATCGCGGCTAAGTGTGAAGCAGAGGCTGTCAATAAGACAG ATCGGGCATAA